A region of Candidatus Binataceae bacterium DNA encodes the following proteins:
- a CDS encoding DUF1302 family protein, producing MRNRLEWRMPLALTALAALAMVAVSPGLSRAQSMVGGAGTANANEPAALRTLSVTGFLQDQSGPFIDSEAVEWRKSKNSLATQRSWVQLDINDNPTENDQLFLRLWGVYEPPYPAESLNCVEGAFPIHTIGQHTVPARPTGACNSDFYNDYEVPREFFWKHRQGPLQLFIGRQLVVWGESVAFRATDVVNPVDTSYAFGFANLEDSRTPIWMVHPVLNLPQIGPFAANFVELVYAPGFDYMYNHVDYANDQYDGLDAIAGRVNLGAQNPEGGRFSPRSDPRTLVGPQGSPTGPRGTLASSWPLVRFQDGPVGSTFAPGGPGMYTPNTQPYIKIPNATWGNSQVFIRLHTLVYDNEITAVYAWGHELGSVYQLTNQYAVTVPGHVYQQRINSIFEQYQGAGMTDNKPIYLPGQLSTLPFVIRFEAMYKNHEPYDTLAIPGTYFTNWNTGVGAPDGITYSDTVYWILGLDLDSAYAPWASETGALTMNYEIDGTTILSYSHNMIYNPSLQRIYHNDIGASVNIADSWWWGAIAPTWTMSWNPDGNTWLLFPNITLTPPWTNKYFMNVKWIEIMGTNQAGRDGGAFKGYSMLIFTFQYNFSLI from the coding sequence TTGGAATGGCGGATGCCGCTGGCGCTGACGGCGCTAGCGGCGCTGGCGATGGTGGCAGTGTCTCCCGGCCTCTCACGGGCCCAGAGCATGGTGGGCGGAGCGGGGACTGCGAATGCCAACGAACCGGCGGCGCTGCGCACTTTGTCGGTTACGGGCTTCCTGCAGGATCAGTCCGGCCCGTTTATCGATTCCGAGGCGGTTGAGTGGCGCAAGTCCAAAAACTCGCTGGCTACCCAGCGCAGTTGGGTCCAGCTTGATATCAACGACAATCCAACTGAAAATGATCAGCTCTTCCTGCGTCTGTGGGGCGTTTACGAGCCGCCTTACCCGGCCGAGTCGCTGAACTGCGTCGAAGGTGCCTTTCCCATCCACACGATCGGCCAACACACTGTCCCTGCTCGTCCAACCGGTGCTTGTAACTCCGATTTCTACAACGACTACGAAGTACCGCGCGAATTCTTCTGGAAGCATCGCCAGGGCCCGCTGCAGTTGTTCATCGGCCGCCAGTTGGTGGTCTGGGGCGAGTCGGTCGCCTTCCGCGCCACCGATGTCGTCAACCCGGTTGATACCAGCTACGCCTTCGGCTTTGCCAACTTGGAAGACTCGCGCACCCCGATCTGGATGGTCCATCCGGTGCTCAATCTGCCCCAGATTGGGCCGTTCGCCGCGAACTTCGTGGAGTTGGTTTACGCGCCTGGCTTCGACTACATGTATAACCACGTCGATTATGCCAACGACCAGTACGACGGCCTCGACGCAATCGCGGGCCGCGTAAATCTGGGCGCGCAAAATCCCGAGGGTGGCCGCTTCTCGCCGCGTTCGGATCCTCGCACGCTGGTGGGCCCGCAAGGCAGCCCGACCGGGCCGCGCGGTACCTTAGCCAGTTCATGGCCGCTGGTGCGTTTCCAGGACGGCCCCGTGGGTTCGACCTTTGCTCCGGGCGGTCCTGGGATGTATACGCCCAATACGCAGCCATATATCAAGATTCCGAATGCCACTTGGGGTAACAGCCAGGTTTTCATTCGGCTGCACACCCTGGTTTACGACAACGAGATCACGGCGGTGTACGCATGGGGACACGAGCTTGGTTCGGTCTACCAGCTGACCAATCAGTACGCCGTGACCGTTCCGGGGCATGTCTATCAGCAGCGGATCAACAGCATCTTCGAACAGTATCAGGGCGCCGGGATGACCGACAACAAGCCCATCTATCTGCCGGGACAACTGTCGACGCTGCCCTTCGTAATCCGCTTCGAAGCGATGTACAAGAACCACGAGCCGTACGACACGCTAGCTATTCCAGGCACCTATTTCACCAACTGGAACACTGGAGTGGGTGCGCCTGACGGCATCACCTATTCGGACACGGTATACTGGATCCTGGGACTGGACCTTGACTCCGCCTATGCTCCTTGGGCCAGCGAGACCGGGGCGCTGACGATGAACTACGAAATCGACGGCACCACGATTCTCAGCTATAGCCACAACATGATCTACAATCCCAGCTTGCAGCGGATCTACCACAACGATATCGGCGCTTCGGTCAACATCGCGGATAGCTGGTGGTGGGGCGCGATCGCTCCGACTTGGACCATGTCTTGGAACCCCGACGGTAACACCTGGCTACTCTTCCCGAACATCACCTTGACGCCGCCGTGGACCAACAAGTACTTCATGAACGTGAAGTGGATCGAGATCATGGGTACCAACCAGGCGGGCCGCGACGGTGGCGCGTTCAAGGGGTACTCGATGTTGATCTTCACCTTCCAGTACAACTTCTCCCTGATTTAA